The following coding sequences are from one Microbacterium wangchenii window:
- a CDS encoding MarR family winged helix-turn-helix transcriptional regulator — protein MTTTDTGDAIAEAVRAVERLRQSESRLARRRQNACGPSENARAAMRYILECTDEGESVTPTGIAQHLGVSTASVTGMLDRLHAGGLVAFTSNPTDRRSKYVVPFDRDIDLTDVDPLSARIREFAGELSPAEAEHVAQFLDRVREAVDQECA, from the coding sequence GTGACCACCACGGACACCGGCGACGCGATCGCCGAGGCCGTACGGGCCGTCGAACGACTCCGGCAATCGGAGTCGCGACTGGCCCGCCGCCGCCAGAATGCGTGCGGCCCCAGCGAGAACGCGCGAGCCGCCATGCGCTACATCCTCGAATGCACCGACGAGGGCGAATCGGTCACCCCCACGGGGATCGCGCAGCACCTCGGCGTCTCCACCGCATCCGTCACGGGGATGCTCGACCGCCTTCACGCCGGCGGTCTCGTCGCCTTCACGTCGAACCCGACGGATCGGCGCAGCAAGTACGTCGTCCCCTTCGACCGCGACATCGACCTCACCGACGTCGATCCGCTCAGCGCCCGCATCCGGGAGTTCGCCGGCGAATTGTCCCCCGCCGAAGCCGAGCACGTCGCGCAGTTCCTCGACCGCGTGCGGGAGGCCGTCGACCAGGAGTGCGCTTAG
- a CDS encoding DUF4012 domain-containing protein has translation MTEYPVSTSRRVAGRVVAGLLAAFVAVLLLGGLWIGVRGAMAYGHVADARAAAADAQQALSDPAQAAEVIDRISEHTSAARALTGDPVWALAAGLPWIGPQLDAVATLTRTADEVATTAIAPLAEVATSFSVDSLRPQEGRFDIAALADLHEPAVASAERLAAASEEVARIQPENLLAPLREPVAEVQTLFADVATGADALGRATALMPAMLGAEGPRDYLVLFQNNAEWRSLGGIAGAMAVVRTEDGRISLSAQGSTRDFRRYAEPVLPLSPELEEIYALRPAQYVQNVTQIPDFTVGAPLAREMWQREFGGLLSGVVAVDPVTLSYLLEATGPVTLPTGDVLSAESAVPLLLNEVYQRYEVPADQDAFFAAATAAVFGTLTSGTADPVKLVDALARAGSEQRLYLWNADEADQAILDGTSLQGRLPETDAEATRFGVYLNDGTGSKMDYYMNVAASVGWCTDTEGSPDALLSVRLRSDAPADAATLPEYITGGGALGTPAGTTETVAYLYLPEGAEIVAAQPGGTASQPSTGFGGGMHEGRRVLTWATNLLPGEEATVTLRVRTPATPVLEAVVTPTMRDVESAELAPGCTPTGQ, from the coding sequence GTGACCGAATACCCCGTGAGCACCTCACGCCGGGTCGCGGGTCGCGTCGTCGCGGGGCTTCTGGCCGCCTTCGTCGCCGTCCTCCTCCTCGGCGGTCTGTGGATCGGCGTGCGCGGCGCGATGGCCTACGGCCACGTCGCCGACGCGCGCGCGGCGGCCGCCGATGCCCAGCAGGCGCTGTCCGATCCGGCGCAGGCGGCGGAGGTCATCGACCGGATCTCCGAGCACACCTCCGCGGCCAGGGCGCTCACGGGCGACCCCGTGTGGGCGCTCGCGGCGGGGCTCCCCTGGATCGGGCCGCAGCTGGATGCCGTCGCCACCCTCACCCGCACCGCCGACGAGGTCGCCACCACCGCCATCGCGCCGCTGGCCGAGGTCGCCACGTCCTTCTCCGTCGACTCGCTGCGCCCGCAGGAGGGCCGCTTCGACATCGCCGCCCTCGCCGACCTGCACGAGCCGGCCGTCGCGAGCGCCGAACGCCTGGCGGCCGCATCCGAGGAGGTCGCGCGGATCCAGCCCGAGAACCTGCTCGCGCCGCTGCGGGAACCGGTCGCCGAGGTGCAGACCCTCTTCGCCGACGTCGCGACCGGTGCCGACGCGCTGGGGCGCGCGACCGCGCTCATGCCGGCCATGCTGGGCGCGGAGGGCCCCCGCGATTACCTCGTGCTCTTCCAGAACAACGCCGAGTGGCGCTCGCTCGGCGGCATCGCCGGGGCGATGGCCGTCGTCCGCACCGAGGACGGCCGCATCTCGCTCAGCGCACAGGGGTCCACGCGCGACTTCCGGCGGTACGCCGAGCCTGTGCTGCCCCTGTCTCCCGAGCTCGAGGAGATCTACGCCCTGCGCCCCGCGCAGTACGTGCAGAACGTCACGCAGATCCCCGACTTCACCGTCGGCGCCCCTCTCGCCCGCGAGATGTGGCAGCGCGAGTTCGGCGGCCTGCTCAGCGGCGTCGTCGCGGTCGATCCGGTGACGCTGTCGTACCTGCTGGAGGCCACCGGACCGGTGACCCTCCCCACCGGCGACGTGCTTTCGGCTGAGAGCGCCGTGCCACTGCTGCTGAACGAGGTCTACCAGCGCTACGAGGTGCCCGCCGACCAGGACGCGTTCTTCGCCGCCGCCACGGCCGCGGTCTTCGGCACGCTCACCTCCGGCACGGCCGATCCGGTCAAGCTCGTCGACGCCCTCGCGCGCGCCGGCAGCGAGCAGCGCCTCTACCTGTGGAACGCCGACGAGGCCGACCAGGCGATCCTCGACGGCACGAGCCTGCAGGGCCGGCTGCCCGAGACGGATGCGGAGGCCACGCGATTCGGCGTGTACCTCAACGACGGCACCGGCTCGAAGATGGACTACTACATGAACGTCGCCGCATCCGTCGGCTGGTGCACCGACACGGAAGGCTCCCCCGACGCCCTGCTGTCGGTGCGGCTGCGCAGCGACGCCCCCGCCGACGCGGCCACCCTGCCCGAGTACATCACCGGCGGCGGCGCCCTCGGCACGCCCGCCGGCACGACCGAGACCGTCGCCTACCTCTACCTGCCGGAGGGGGCCGAGATCGTCGCCGCCCAGCCGGGGGGCACCGCGTCGCAGCCTTCCACCGGGTTCGGCGGCGGGATGCACGAGGGCCGGCGGGTGCTCACGTGGGCGACGAATCTGCTGCCGGGCGAGGAGGCGACGGTCACCCTGCGCGTGCGGACGCCCGCCACGCCGGTGCTCGAAGCCGTCGTGACGCCCACCATGCGCGACGTGGAATCCGCCGAACTTGCTCCGGGGTGCACGCCTACGGGACAATGA
- a CDS encoding diguanylate cyclase domain-containing protein codes for MTGDLNSIATANLGIAQATVATLGTVMIIGLGFLQRPSRASLLWSLAFVLAMVSTWVSLAGEALGNEPVRRIGLGVLLGAPALIWSGFRARRRVPALPWIAAAISVLSALGLWLGSHTEFYNLIFRVDFFLASIFAGLTLLEIRRSPDRHERLVVPLVLVSGSFVLLAFFILIAGLFHPTGSVDDLSFVRLLNTLGMLIYLVCATVTLLFFTTVSPVGVQTAASWPQFTVTAADRLARAREAGETSWAMLVVRLDDPDDIRAAAGEALFGQIIERFEHTVRASFPAEADMGREGRERVAVLVSRPGPVLRDHVSRMLRAITELDAAQPMAVQLSASVGWASADVVGYDFQTLLVHAQQASEEASEGGGDRWQRVGA; via the coding sequence ATGACCGGCGATCTGAATTCGATCGCCACCGCCAACCTCGGGATCGCGCAAGCCACCGTCGCCACCCTGGGCACGGTCATGATCATCGGCCTGGGCTTCCTCCAGCGGCCTTCGCGCGCGTCGCTGCTGTGGTCGCTCGCCTTCGTCCTCGCCATGGTCAGCACGTGGGTGAGCCTGGCCGGCGAGGCGCTCGGAAACGAACCGGTACGGCGCATCGGCCTGGGCGTGCTGCTGGGTGCACCCGCCCTGATCTGGTCGGGCTTCCGGGCCCGCCGCCGCGTTCCCGCCCTCCCTTGGATCGCGGCGGCCATCTCGGTGCTGTCGGCCCTCGGCCTGTGGCTGGGCTCGCACACCGAGTTCTACAACCTCATCTTCCGCGTGGACTTCTTCCTCGCGTCGATCTTCGCCGGCCTGACGCTGCTGGAGATCCGCCGCTCTCCCGATCGGCACGAGCGGCTGGTGGTCCCCCTCGTGCTCGTGTCCGGGAGCTTCGTCCTGCTGGCCTTCTTCATCCTCATCGCCGGCCTGTTCCACCCGACGGGCTCGGTCGACGACCTCTCCTTCGTGCGCCTGCTCAACACCCTCGGGATGCTGATCTACCTCGTGTGCGCGACGGTCACGCTGCTGTTCTTCACCACCGTGTCACCGGTGGGCGTGCAGACCGCCGCCTCCTGGCCCCAGTTCACCGTCACCGCGGCCGACCGTCTGGCGCGCGCCCGCGAGGCCGGCGAGACGTCGTGGGCCATGCTCGTCGTGCGACTGGACGATCCCGACGACATCCGCGCCGCCGCGGGAGAAGCCCTGTTCGGGCAGATCATCGAGCGGTTCGAGCACACCGTTCGTGCGTCGTTCCCGGCGGAGGCGGACATGGGCCGGGAGGGACGCGAACGCGTCGCGGTGCTGGTGTCGCGCCCCGGGCCGGTCCTGCGCGATCACGTGAGCCGGATGCTGCGGGCGATCACCGAGCTGGATGCTGCGCAGCCGATGGCGGTGCAGCTGTCGGCGAGCGTGGGGTGGGCGTCGGCGGACGTCGTGGGATACGACTTCCAGACGCTGCTCGTCCATGCCCAGCAGGCCTCGGAGGAGGCATCCGAGGGCGGCGGCGACCGCTGGCAGCGCGTGGGCGCGTAG
- a CDS encoding ATP-dependent DNA ligase encodes MGKLIYTGLGYSFDIEDRALAHLRVIFMNKLRRGEPFMFHHTAGDGSGTRSSWIHPSIPVVFHFYGSRAPVLNRRWVDDLMREANGPNGLTIIPEPDPDSPVMPERA; translated from the coding sequence GTGGGAAAACTGATTTACACCGGGCTCGGATACTCGTTCGATATCGAGGATCGTGCGCTCGCCCACCTCCGGGTGATCTTCATGAACAAGCTCCGCCGGGGTGAGCCCTTCATGTTCCACCACACCGCCGGCGACGGCAGCGGCACCCGCAGCTCGTGGATCCATCCCTCGATCCCGGTGGTCTTCCACTTCTACGGCAGTCGCGCGCCCGTGCTGAACCGCCGCTGGGTCGACGACCTCATGCGCGAGGCGAACGGTCCGAACGGACTGACGATCATCCCCGAGCCGGACCCCGATTCGCCGGTGATGCCCGAGCGCGCCTAA
- a CDS encoding glycosyltransferase family 2 protein — protein MDLADDFSSVLENSTGHRSTIGCIIPAYNEEDSIAAVIEGLLSQTRVPDVIHVVVNNTSDNTVKIASEYSGPHEIVTDLGEQFTEVFVHDIGKNPDKKVGALNYGYSLVEGYDYLLGVDGDTIADTKAVEYLETEAVSDSRIGGISAIYSIDDRPMKGLIAKFLTAGQRTQFAAFNLQNLLRGRNMAVLGGQFSIFATNALRDAMKQNHQSTPWVRDSEVEDSLLSLQIKSAGYLTKISPYARADVGGMTTLSAYDAQQVKWTYGAIELMWPGQRGDTKGQPFHPNLRLRWFENFGMLTNLFVRVAFFTLLAGSLSIDAFIFSPLWLVPPVIAILLNVRIARTMQNCNGRDLLFAATFIPAEIFMWIRISHFVRSWTRFLSRKQVDNWAMQAKAEKGGGLGHWAPFLVLLAVAVAMAVIWNLVGPVTQSSILWIGWPIVGVVTVLQTLLMFGKLIRRHHGYKV, from the coding sequence ATGGACCTCGCCGACGACTTCTCCTCTGTCCTGGAGAACAGCACCGGTCACCGTTCGACCATCGGATGCATCATCCCCGCGTACAACGAGGAGGACTCGATCGCCGCGGTGATCGAGGGTCTGCTGAGCCAGACGCGCGTGCCCGACGTGATCCACGTCGTGGTCAACAACACCTCGGACAACACCGTCAAGATCGCCTCCGAGTACAGCGGCCCCCACGAGATCGTCACCGACCTGGGCGAGCAGTTCACCGAGGTCTTCGTGCACGACATCGGAAAGAACCCCGACAAGAAGGTCGGCGCGCTCAACTACGGCTACTCGCTCGTGGAGGGCTACGACTACCTCCTGGGCGTGGACGGCGACACCATCGCCGACACCAAGGCCGTCGAGTACCTGGAGACCGAAGCGGTCTCCGACTCCCGCATCGGCGGCATCTCCGCCATCTACTCCATCGATGACCGGCCCATGAAGGGCCTCATCGCGAAGTTCCTCACCGCCGGTCAGCGCACGCAGTTCGCCGCCTTCAATCTGCAGAACCTCCTGCGCGGGCGCAACATGGCCGTGCTCGGAGGGCAGTTCTCCATCTTCGCCACCAACGCCCTGCGCGACGCGATGAAGCAGAACCACCAGAGCACGCCGTGGGTGCGCGACTCCGAGGTGGAGGACTCCCTGCTGTCGCTGCAGATCAAGAGCGCCGGCTACCTCACCAAGATCAGCCCCTACGCCCGCGCGGACGTGGGCGGGATGACGACCCTGTCGGCGTACGACGCGCAGCAGGTGAAGTGGACCTACGGCGCCATCGAGCTCATGTGGCCGGGCCAGCGCGGCGACACGAAGGGCCAGCCGTTCCACCCCAACCTGCGGCTGCGCTGGTTCGAGAACTTCGGCATGCTGACGAACCTCTTCGTGCGCGTGGCGTTCTTCACGCTGCTGGCCGGCTCGCTCTCGATCGACGCGTTCATCTTCTCCCCGTTGTGGCTCGTGCCCCCCGTGATCGCCATCCTCCTGAACGTGCGCATCGCCCGCACGATGCAGAACTGCAACGGCCGCGACCTCCTGTTCGCCGCGACGTTCATCCCGGCGGAGATCTTCATGTGGATCCGCATCAGCCACTTCGTCCGCTCGTGGACCCGCTTCCTCTCCCGCAAGCAGGTCGACAACTGGGCGATGCAGGCCAAGGCCGAGAAGGGTGGCGGGCTCGGGCACTGGGCGCCCTTTCTCGTGCTGCTGGCCGTCGCCGTCGCGATGGCCGTCATCTGGAACCTCGTGGGCCCGGTCACGCAGTCCTCGATCCTGTGGATCGGGTGGCCCATCGTCGGTGTCGTCACCGTCCTGCAGACCCTGCTCATGTTCGGAAAGCTCATCCGTCGCCACCACGGATACAAGGTCTGA
- a CDS encoding glycoside hydrolase family 6 protein translates to MMRPTSPPANRRRLRRILLVGGSSLAVAGLIAAIVLVATHTQAFFQMLSARPPAVDTVIVVPDESKAAHAIAEGEPTTAAEIAATEYLAAQPTAYWLTPELEPADEVWDRIAHLAAEAREQDAALAVVVYGLPGRDCGNHSAGGLDEQAYAAWTQRIGEALRNARDVQKIVVLEPDSLALAPECGNVADRGRQLAGAVDAMTGVDTWIYLDGGHSSWLPAEQMADLIRGVGVLDRVRGFATNVSNYQTTSAEFTYAHELSGLLGGAHAIIDTSRNGDGPGGAEWCNPPGRLVGEPGGTYGDGVVDTNLWIKPPGESDGECNGGPAAGAWWPRAAVELTREVR, encoded by the coding sequence ATGATGAGACCGACCTCGCCACCGGCGAACCGTCGGCGTCTCCGGCGGATCCTCCTCGTGGGCGGGTCCTCCCTCGCCGTCGCGGGTCTCATCGCCGCCATCGTCCTCGTCGCCACTCACACGCAGGCCTTCTTCCAGATGCTCTCCGCCCGTCCACCTGCCGTCGACACGGTCATCGTGGTGCCGGACGAGTCCAAAGCCGCCCACGCGATCGCCGAGGGTGAGCCGACCACCGCGGCGGAGATCGCCGCGACGGAGTATCTCGCCGCCCAGCCCACCGCGTACTGGCTCACCCCCGAGCTCGAGCCCGCCGACGAGGTGTGGGACCGCATCGCGCACCTGGCCGCAGAGGCGCGCGAGCAGGACGCTGCTCTCGCCGTGGTCGTCTACGGGCTGCCCGGTCGCGACTGCGGCAACCACTCCGCCGGCGGGCTGGATGAACAGGCCTACGCCGCGTGGACGCAGCGGATCGGCGAGGCACTGCGCAATGCGCGCGACGTGCAGAAGATCGTGGTCCTGGAGCCGGACAGCCTCGCGCTCGCCCCCGAGTGCGGCAACGTCGCCGACCGCGGACGACAGCTGGCCGGCGCCGTGGACGCGATGACCGGCGTCGACACGTGGATCTACCTCGACGGAGGCCACTCCAGCTGGCTTCCCGCCGAGCAGATGGCCGACCTCATCCGCGGCGTGGGCGTCCTCGACCGCGTACGGGGCTTTGCGACCAACGTGTCCAACTACCAGACGACCTCGGCGGAATTCACCTACGCCCACGAACTGTCGGGGCTGCTGGGAGGCGCTCACGCGATCATCGACACGTCCCGCAACGGCGACGGACCCGGCGGAGCGGAGTGGTGCAACCCTCCCGGGCGGCTCGTCGGCGAGCCCGGCGGCACCTACGGCGACGGCGTCGTGGACACGAATCTGTGGATCAAACCGCCGGGTGAAAGTGACGGCGAGTGCAACGGCGGACCGGCCGCGGGGGCGTGGTGGCCGCGCGCGGCGGTCGAGCTCACCCGCGAGGTGCGATGA
- a CDS encoding response regulator transcription factor, whose translation MSDSADAHKTAVIVEDDPDIRHLLVEVLESAGFSTVSVGNGIDGVRAVIAYQPLITTLDVNMPGIDGFEAARRIRAQSDTYIIMLTGLEDEADVVLGLGAGADEYVVKPFRPRELRARIEALLRRPRSGAVSAPRQGPVGPSFPGARPATQSVPVVRPEEYAPAAAATQEAPVIVPATQGPEPQAAPGTDLAPRAVGEVAPAPANWLVHRDLQLDPDSRIVLLGGRELELTRTEFDLLATLLESKRRVRSKADLTLVLRGESYVTSYFVGEADKRAIEAHMTNLRRKLGDNPTTPRYIETVRGVGYRLTSELVAP comes from the coding sequence ATGAGCGACTCCGCGGACGCGCACAAGACCGCCGTGATCGTCGAGGACGATCCCGACATCCGGCACCTCCTGGTCGAGGTGCTCGAGTCGGCCGGCTTCTCCACCGTCTCGGTGGGAAACGGCATCGATGGAGTGCGGGCCGTCATCGCCTACCAGCCGCTCATCACGACGCTGGATGTCAACATGCCGGGCATCGACGGGTTCGAAGCGGCCCGCCGCATCCGCGCCCAGTCCGACACCTACATCATCATGCTCACCGGGCTCGAGGACGAGGCCGACGTCGTGCTGGGTCTGGGCGCCGGCGCCGACGAGTACGTCGTGAAGCCGTTCCGTCCTCGCGAGCTCCGCGCCCGCATCGAAGCGCTGCTGCGCCGACCGCGCAGCGGAGCGGTCAGCGCGCCGCGCCAAGGCCCCGTCGGGCCCTCGTTCCCGGGAGCGCGCCCGGCCACGCAGAGCGTCCCCGTCGTGCGGCCGGAGGAGTACGCTCCCGCCGCAGCGGCGACGCAGGAGGCGCCGGTCATCGTCCCCGCGACGCAGGGTCCGGAGCCGCAGGCCGCCCCCGGCACCGACCTCGCGCCGCGCGCGGTCGGCGAGGTGGCCCCCGCGCCGGCGAACTGGCTCGTGCACCGCGACCTGCAGCTCGACCCCGACAGCCGGATCGTGCTGCTGGGCGGACGCGAACTCGAGCTCACCCGCACGGAGTTCGACCTGCTCGCCACCCTCCTCGAGTCCAAGCGACGCGTGCGCAGCAAGGCGGATCTGACCCTCGTGCTGCGCGGGGAGTCCTACGTCACGAGCTACTTCGTCGGCGAGGCCGACAAGCGCGCGATCGAAGCGCATATGACGAACCTGCGGCGCAAGCTCGGCGACAACCCGACGACCCCGCGGTACATCGAGACCGTGCGCGGCGTGGGCTACCGGCTCACGTCGGAGCTCGTCGCCCCGTAG
- a CDS encoding fructose 1,6-bisphosphatase — MNTRPIRPSLRAAAIAVTLVLAGAALTGCTQVVDAFNTLSGNPAPRVVAPTTVPSPEPTSSAIAFDSMFTYNGSVSLTSEIADELELVLDVWAVDSRRTQEWTPEAPKTFGFAVNVVDHRVDEKAVLAEKRRVYISSISISSSTAQTSGQVQSPFRFSADPRTLVPQDTIRSDRGLLLNTFQGGLHVPETTIHQLPQDTYGITLEFAMNVWVEGAADTDTSFAQQSVYQYLPIAIHPGGAAG; from the coding sequence GTGAACACTCGACCGATCCGTCCCTCTCTCCGTGCTGCCGCGATCGCAGTCACTCTCGTCCTGGCCGGGGCAGCGCTCACCGGTTGCACGCAGGTGGTCGACGCCTTCAACACGCTCTCCGGAAACCCCGCGCCCCGGGTCGTCGCGCCGACGACGGTTCCGTCGCCGGAACCCACCTCGTCGGCGATCGCCTTCGACTCGATGTTCACCTACAACGGCTCCGTGTCGTTGACCAGCGAGATCGCCGACGAGCTCGAACTCGTCCTGGACGTGTGGGCGGTGGACTCCCGCCGCACCCAGGAGTGGACGCCTGAGGCGCCCAAGACGTTCGGTTTCGCCGTGAACGTCGTCGACCACCGCGTCGACGAGAAGGCCGTGCTGGCCGAGAAGCGCCGCGTCTACATCTCCAGCATCTCCATCTCCTCCAGCACCGCTCAGACCTCCGGCCAGGTGCAGTCGCCGTTCCGCTTCAGCGCGGACCCGCGCACGCTCGTCCCGCAGGACACCATCCGCTCCGACCGCGGGCTGCTGCTGAACACGTTCCAGGGCGGGCTGCACGTGCCGGAGACGACGATCCACCAGCTGCCCCAGGACACCTACGGCATCACGCTGGAGTTCGCGATGAACGTGTGGGTGGAAGGCGCCGCCGACACCGACACGTCCTTCGCGCAGCAGTCGGTCTACCAGTACCTGCCGATCGCCATCCACCCCGGCGGAGCCGCGGGCTGA
- a CDS encoding sensor histidine kinase produces MAAVNSLPATSPADTAPDGPDGGGLADNRTRSIWLLQLVLAASVVVTVLVVQALEPALFGVWTFSTGVAIIIALTAACLAVPWRRVPREYIALVPFGDLIGVSFLVLQSDLQFGFFWVFPITWIATYFALPALLGALAMVAGVIILDGTLTGPGTHDVVRLMVVLLALTFIGLTTYLAARQSRAFRQLLRRQAGRLQGTLARVSGQERRVSQMLNGLDTGIARLSRAGEVLALNDTYVSLYAIDRDDPKRPGRSVEYSALRGDPLPELDRPFARAARGELFEDERVWLFDTDGEWHALSVSTRRLTPAGDEPESTLLIVHDVTALIEAERARERLAAVVSHELRNPLTAIMGHAELALESDQLPAKTREQLEVIDSAAERMQTLISEILAGSRAEARDHTDASSIDIRRILDASVESFRPAADGRRVRVSVDAPPSLEVRGDAFRLRQAVDNVLSNAIKYTPGGGSVRISARAEVGHVVVVVTDTGIGIAADELPRIFDPYFRARTARESSTPGTGLGMGILRTIIEEHRGTLHLESEQGTGTTVTITLPAGRGE; encoded by the coding sequence ATGGCAGCCGTGAACAGCCTCCCGGCCACGTCGCCTGCCGACACCGCACCGGACGGCCCCGACGGCGGCGGCCTCGCCGACAACCGCACACGGTCGATCTGGCTGCTCCAGCTCGTGCTCGCCGCGAGTGTCGTGGTCACCGTGCTGGTCGTGCAGGCGCTGGAACCGGCGCTGTTCGGGGTGTGGACCTTCTCCACGGGTGTGGCGATCATCATCGCCCTCACCGCCGCCTGCCTGGCCGTCCCGTGGCGCCGCGTGCCGCGGGAGTACATCGCACTCGTGCCCTTCGGCGACCTCATCGGCGTGAGCTTCCTCGTCCTGCAGAGCGACCTGCAGTTCGGCTTCTTCTGGGTCTTCCCCATCACGTGGATCGCGACGTACTTCGCCCTGCCCGCCCTCTTGGGCGCCCTCGCGATGGTCGCCGGCGTCATCATCCTCGACGGCACCCTCACCGGACCCGGCACCCACGACGTCGTGCGCCTCATGGTGGTGCTCCTCGCCCTGACCTTCATCGGCTTGACCACGTATCTCGCCGCGCGGCAGAGCCGCGCGTTCCGCCAGCTCCTGCGGAGGCAGGCCGGCCGCCTCCAGGGCACGCTCGCCCGCGTGAGCGGGCAGGAGCGGCGCGTGTCGCAGATGCTCAACGGCCTGGACACCGGCATCGCGCGGCTCTCCCGCGCCGGCGAGGTGCTGGCCCTCAACGACACGTACGTGTCGCTGTACGCGATCGACCGGGACGACCCCAAGCGACCCGGCCGCTCCGTGGAGTACTCCGCGCTGCGCGGCGATCCCCTGCCCGAACTCGATCGCCCCTTCGCCCGCGCGGCTCGCGGCGAGCTGTTCGAGGACGAGCGGGTGTGGCTGTTCGACACGGACGGCGAATGGCATGCCCTGTCGGTCTCGACGCGCCGTCTGACGCCGGCGGGCGACGAGCCCGAGAGCACGCTCCTCATCGTCCACGACGTCACGGCCCTCATCGAGGCCGAGCGCGCCCGCGAACGCCTCGCCGCGGTGGTCTCCCACGAACTGCGCAACCCCCTCACCGCGATCATGGGACACGCCGAGCTCGCACTGGAGTCGGACCAGTTGCCGGCCAAGACGCGCGAGCAGCTGGAGGTCATCGACAGCGCCGCCGAGCGCATGCAGACCCTCATCTCCGAGATCCTCGCCGGGTCCCGCGCGGAGGCGCGCGATCACACGGACGCCTCCTCCATCGACATCCGCCGCATCCTGGATGCCTCGGTCGAATCGTTCCGCCCCGCCGCCGATGGCCGCCGCGTGCGCGTGAGCGTCGACGCACCGCCGTCGCTGGAGGTGCGCGGAGACGCGTTCCGTCTGCGTCAGGCCGTCGACAACGTGCTCAGCAACGCCATCAAGTACACGCCGGGGGGCGGATCGGTGCGCATCTCCGCGCGGGCTGAGGTCGGTCACGTCGTGGTCGTGGTCACCGACACCGGCATCGGCATCGCCGCCGACGAGCTCCCCCGCATCTTCGACCCCTACTTCCGTGCGCGCACCGCACGGGAGAGTTCGACACCCGGCACGGGGCTGGGCATGGGGATCCTCCGCACCATCATCGAGGAGCACCGCGGCACGCTGCACCTGGAGAGCGAACAGGGCACCGGCACGACCGTGACCATCACGCTGCCGGCGGGGCGCGGCGAATGA
- a CDS encoding SGNH/GDSL hydrolase family protein — protein sequence MRILSSALGIAVALALVALAPACAPAAGTSAPPSPRAAAPPPAAEGAVRMAVVGDSISEGDSADFAGGDFGELSWLPWALDERVVFAGGWAVSGALTEAMAENVRPYDADVLVILGGTNDVALGVDLRDTERHLVRIAETAGVDRVVLVGVPPIDFAADAVDSYNEDLRQLAAERGWEFADAAAALRTSDDTYREGLTWDGVHPTVDGARLLGEAIRAHVLE from the coding sequence GTGAGGATCCTCTCATCTGCGCTGGGCATAGCGGTGGCTCTGGCCCTCGTCGCGCTCGCCCCGGCGTGCGCTCCTGCGGCGGGGACCTCCGCGCCTCCGTCCCCCCGCGCCGCCGCACCGCCGCCCGCCGCGGAAGGCGCCGTGCGCATGGCCGTGGTGGGGGACTCGATCAGCGAGGGCGATAGTGCGGACTTCGCCGGAGGCGACTTCGGCGAGCTGTCGTGGCTGCCGTGGGCGCTGGATGAGCGGGTGGTCTTCGCCGGGGGATGGGCGGTGTCGGGCGCCCTCACCGAGGCGATGGCGGAGAACGTGCGGCCCTACGACGCCGACGTGCTCGTGATCCTCGGCGGGACGAACGACGTGGCCCTGGGCGTCGACCTGCGTGACACCGAGCGCCACCTCGTCCGGATCGCCGAGACCGCCGGCGTGGATCGGGTCGTGCTCGTCGGTGTGCCGCCCATCGATTTCGCCGCCGACGCGGTCGATTCCTACAACGAGGACCTGCGGCAACTCGCCGCCGAGCGCGGGTGGGAGTTCGCCGACGCCGCCGCGGCGCTGCGTACTTCCGACGACACGTACCGCGAAGGCCTGACGTGGGATGGCGTCCATCCCACCGTCGATGGCGCACGACTGCTGGGCGAGGCCATCCGGGCCCACGTCCTGGAATGA